In Mastomys coucha isolate ucsf_1 unplaced genomic scaffold, UCSF_Mcou_1 pScaffold20, whole genome shotgun sequence, one DNA window encodes the following:
- the Inmt gene encoding indolethylamine N-methyltransferase encodes MEGKVYMGGEDYEREFTPKDYLTTFYSFDSGTVAEQEIVKFSLQNLHQTFSTGGVGGDVLIDIGSGPTIYQLLSACEVFREIIATDYTPQNLQELQKWLKKEPGAYDWSSVVQHVCELEGDRSRWQEKEAKLRRTVTRVLRCDVTKTPPLGSAQVPLADCVLTFLAMECACPDVDTYRAALRRLAGLLKPGGHLVTLVTLRFQHYMVGPKKFSGVYLEKETVEKAIQDAGCQVLRCNCVPLSYSEAYCINDGLCFVVARKGPSV; translated from the exons ATGGAGGGCAAGGTGTACATGGGAGGTGAGGACTATGAAAGAGAGTTCACTCCCAAAGACTACCTGACCACCTTCTACAGCTTCGACTCTGGCACCGTGGCAGAACAGGAAATTGTAAAGTTTAGCCTGCAGAATCTCCACCAGACCTTCTCTACAG GAGGTGTAGGGGGCGATGTCCTGATTGACATTGGCTCTGGCCCCACCATCTACCAGCTGCTTTCAGCATGTGAGGTCTTCCGGGAGATCATTGCCACTGATTACACCCCGCAGAACCTGCAGGAACTGCAGAAATGGCTGAAGAAGGAGCCAGGAGCCTACGACTGGTCCTCCGTAGTGCAACATGTGTGTGAGCTAGAAGGAGACAG AAGCAGGTGGCAGGAGAAGGAGGCCAAGCTCCGAAGGACAGTCACTCGTGTACTGAGGTGTGATGTGACCAAGACACCCCCGCTGGGGTCAGCTCAAGTGCCTCTGGCTGACTGTGTGCTGACCTTTCTGGCCATGGAGTGTGCCTGTCCTGATGTAGATACCTACCGGGCAGCCTTGCGCAGACTGGCTGGCCTGCTGAAGCCAGGAGGGCACCTGGTGACCTTGGTTACTCTGCGCTTCCAGCACTATATGGTGGGCCCCAAGAAGTTCTCTGGGGTCTACCTGGAGAAGGAGACGGTGGAGAAGGCCATTCAAGATGCCGGTTGCCAGGTGCTGAGGTGTAACTGCGTCCCCCTCAGCTACTCAGAGGCCTACTGCATCAATGATGGTTTATGCTTCGTGGTTGCCCGAAAGGGTCCCAGTGTCTGA